The proteins below come from a single uncultured Carboxylicivirga sp. genomic window:
- a CDS encoding energy transducer TonB, translating into MKRMGLFVGLLLLSVSIMAQQEKIKQKFIEETRVEAPVFEGHEMITDMNEFMVEELSFLTEVDANGVEGIVSVQFTIEPDGSVVNPHVINSVSNMLDYAVLKAVKKSDKMWMAGKVNGEAITMDKTIYVKFDIPGNESHEELARENLQLAVKRICMIESIEKDLFLTEYKKDKKVNRKAKMAESFLCRAEKYSPDELSILFWQARLFELKGDMDRMNEKLNQYEELADANRFEEYLLNTNQLAIVQL; encoded by the coding sequence ATGAAACGAATGGGATTATTTGTAGGATTACTTTTGCTTTCAGTGAGTATAATGGCTCAGCAAGAAAAAATTAAGCAAAAGTTTATTGAAGAAACCAGAGTTGAAGCTCCGGTTTTTGAAGGGCATGAAATGATTACTGACATGAATGAATTTATGGTTGAAGAATTAAGTTTTTTAACCGAGGTGGATGCAAATGGGGTTGAAGGAATTGTATCCGTTCAGTTTACAATTGAACCTGATGGATCTGTAGTAAATCCTCATGTAATCAATTCGGTTTCGAATATGCTTGATTATGCTGTATTAAAAGCAGTGAAAAAAAGTGATAAAATGTGGATGGCAGGTAAAGTAAATGGAGAAGCCATAACCATGGATAAAACCATCTATGTTAAGTTTGATATTCCGGGAAATGAATCGCACGAAGAGTTGGCAAGAGAGAATCTGCAATTGGCTGTTAAACGCATTTGCATGATTGAAAGCATTGAAAAAGATCTGTTCTTAACAGAATATAAGAAAGATAAAAAGGTAAATCGGAAAGCTAAAATGGCAGAGTCGTTTTTATGTCGTGCCGAAAAATATAGCCCTGATGAATTATCTATTTTATTTTGGCAAGCCCGATTGTTTGAACTGAAAGGTGATATGGATCGAATGAATGAGAAATTAAATCAGTATGAAGAATTGGCTGATGCCAATCGCTTTGAAGAGTATCTGTTAAATACAAACCAATTGGCAATAGTGCAATTGTAA
- a CDS encoding SGNH/GDSL hydrolase family protein, with protein MKNLTLIFFLIAMIFFSKNTDAQDWPNLERFRAENQQLHKPAKKENRVVFMGNSITEGWSQHHPEFFKDKPYINRGISGQTTPQMLIRFRPDVIDLEPKVVVILAGINDIAGNTGPSTLKMIADNIKSMAELAKANKIKVVLCSVLPANDFPWNPGTEPADKVIELNQMIKTYAESNKIIYVDYFSQMVDDQKGLKSELTYDGVHPTKAGYQVMEPLVEAAIKKAL; from the coding sequence ATGAAAAACTTAACGTTAATCTTTTTTCTGATTGCAATGATCTTTTTTAGTAAAAATACCGATGCACAGGATTGGCCCAATCTCGAACGTTTCAGGGCCGAAAATCAACAGCTGCACAAGCCGGCTAAAAAGGAAAATAGAGTGGTGTTTATGGGTAATTCAATTACTGAAGGTTGGAGCCAGCATCATCCCGAATTCTTTAAAGATAAACCCTATATTAACCGGGGCATAAGTGGTCAAACAACACCGCAGATGTTAATTCGTTTCCGACCCGATGTTATTGACCTGGAGCCTAAAGTGGTTGTGATCTTAGCTGGTATTAATGATATAGCTGGTAATACTGGGCCATCAACGCTTAAGATGATAGCTGATAATATCAAATCCATGGCCGAATTAGCCAAGGCTAATAAAATTAAAGTGGTATTGTGTTCGGTTCTTCCGGCCAATGATTTTCCATGGAATCCGGGAACAGAGCCTGCAGATAAAGTTATAGAGCTGAATCAGATGATTAAAACATATGCTGAGTCTAATAAAATTATCTATGTCGATTATTTTTCACAAATGGTGGATGATCAAAAAGGCTTAAAAAGTGAATTAACCTACGATGGAGTTCACCCAACCAAAGCTGGTTATCAGGTAATGGAACCATTGGTCGAGGCTGCTATTAAAAAAGCATTATAA
- a CDS encoding glycoside hydrolase family 43 protein, which yields MKYLYLISCLLFSMVSITAQPKVKQNIPLDSIVLSDPFILADKASHLYYMTGTGGLLWKSPDLKHWEGPYKVAQTDSNSWMGPKPMIWAAELHHYKNKYYYFATFTNRAVITDTVRGNAIERRASHILVSDKPDGPYVPMQDSIYLPADIPTLDGTFWVDTDNKPYMIYCGEWLKNWNGTMEKIELKPDLSGSIGEGHVLFRASDSPWNREKDENGDDTFNKVTDGPYLFKTATGKLGMIWTSWVYDVYTQGVAYSKSGTLDGPWIQEQDPITPPNFGHGMLFKTFDGQWLMSVHSHKVVAGRYIRVPHLFKVDLSGHKLVVGDIYKP from the coding sequence ATGAAATATTTGTATTTAATTTCTTGCTTACTTTTTTCGATGGTATCCATAACGGCTCAGCCAAAAGTTAAGCAAAATATTCCTTTGGACTCTATTGTATTAAGCGATCCGTTTATTTTAGCCGATAAGGCATCTCACTTGTATTATATGACAGGAACCGGAGGTTTGTTATGGAAAAGCCCTGATTTAAAACATTGGGAAGGTCCGTATAAAGTGGCGCAAACCGATTCTAATTCATGGATGGGTCCTAAACCAATGATTTGGGCAGCTGAATTGCATCACTATAAAAACAAGTATTATTACTTTGCTACATTTACCAACAGGGCAGTAATTACCGATACAGTAAGAGGTAATGCCATTGAAAGAAGAGCATCACATATATTAGTTAGCGATAAGCCTGATGGCCCTTATGTACCTATGCAAGATTCGATTTATCTACCCGCTGATATTCCTACTTTGGATGGAACCTTTTGGGTTGATACCGACAATAAACCTTACATGATTTATTGTGGAGAGTGGCTCAAAAACTGGAATGGCACAATGGAAAAGATTGAGCTAAAACCCGATTTAAGTGGATCGATAGGTGAGGGGCATGTTCTTTTTAGAGCCAGCGATTCACCTTGGAATAGAGAAAAGGATGAAAATGGGGATGATACATTCAATAAAGTAACCGATGGGCCTTATCTATTTAAAACAGCTACTGGTAAATTAGGCATGATTTGGACCAGTTGGGTGTATGATGTTTATACGCAGGGGGTAGCTTATTCAAAAAGTGGAACGCTTGATGGTCCTTGGATTCAGGAACAAGACCCCATAACTCCACCTAACTTTGGACACGGAATGTTGTTTAAAACATTTGATGGGCAGTGGCTAATGTCGGTGCATAGTCATAAGGTGGTTGCTGGTCGATATATTAGGGTTCCTCACTTGTTCAAAGTTGATCTATCGGGCCATAAATTAGTGGTGGGCGATATTTACAAACCTTAA
- a CDS encoding PepSY domain-containing protein — MDKQGKKSIHKLMRSLHRDIGFLVIGMTLIYAISGIVLIYRDTNVFKIEQLVEKKLEPGITDNNLGSALHMRHFRVQKTEGDVVYFNTDGTYNKISGDVKYTSTTYPQWIQKMNGLHMSPSSKVLHWFGLVYGIALAFLAISSFWMFKVSSRFFKRGMIFTAVGLILAIILLSV; from the coding sequence ATGGATAAACAAGGAAAAAAATCGATTCATAAGTTGATGCGTTCGTTGCATCGTGATATTGGATTCCTGGTAATAGGTATGACACTTATTTATGCCATCAGTGGCATCGTTTTAATTTATCGCGATACCAATGTTTTTAAAATTGAACAGCTTGTTGAAAAGAAACTGGAACCGGGTATTACCGATAATAACTTGGGAAGTGCATTACATATGCGTCATTTCAGGGTTCAGAAAACCGAAGGTGACGTGGTGTATTTTAATACCGACGGTACTTATAATAAAATAAGTGGAGATGTGAAGTACACATCAACTACCTATCCTCAATGGATTCAGAAAATGAATGGTTTGCACATGTCGCCAAGCAGCAAAGTTTTACATTGGTTCGGATTGGTTTACGGTATTGCGCTTGCCTTTCTTGCTATTTCATCATTTTGGATGTTTAAAGTTAGCAGTCGCTTTTTTAAACGAGGTATGATATTTACTGCGGTAGGTCTGATTTTAGCAATTATTTTATTGTCTGTATAA
- a CDS encoding AraC family transcriptional regulator — MKQAKKLLLMILPFFIISCHKKDITEADIKIDSIYQNAKSNSRTLQQSSLDFCERIKPYLHQPLSDISRAKIEYIHATHYRKNRQIDSSLLCFENGLSYLHKEDSLLFLFYINAARDAADLILDDKFRNYITKSETLAQKLKKPQYQASCIGARALYLMNEEKYEQAEPLLYRADSILATYQITEERDSYQYLLGVGYRRRSYFPEAYEHLTQSMILCKKNGNMHCLLNVYINICRIYRKEKRFEEALKWQQKYMELCQQVHSPIQQRKSYEGMGIIYAEMKKWDKAKTYFQKAVDYARSIHHSESLAVALTNFGNFYRLQGDYNNAINYYKEAYNYKLKDNAQNLSLIRCINSLGKAYMENNNSVMAKKYLNMALNLSDSLESVYWKSIINKSFFNLYKKEKNYPEAIKYITSYLTLKNEVDQRNASDKLEKLLVRYETQEKDHTIAIQKQEIKIKRNTIIGISMIMLLLISLSVLIIVNKKIRSRAIQSIYKQHLETQQRQNLINSLLKEKSAQPINSNENRLMATLLKLLDDDQIFRQKELTLDIMAKRLNTNITYVSQLINKEFECNFNTLINRYRIDYCKKKITESKDENVLMKQIGFEAGFSSQSTFYNAFKNEVGITPTQFRKAIIIEKGI, encoded by the coding sequence ATGAAGCAAGCAAAAAAGCTACTGCTGATGATATTGCCTTTTTTTATCATCAGTTGCCATAAAAAAGACATAACTGAAGCAGACATTAAGATTGATTCAATATATCAAAACGCAAAAAGTAATTCACGAACATTACAACAATCATCGCTTGATTTTTGCGAAAGGATAAAACCATACCTTCATCAACCATTATCGGACATAAGCCGTGCTAAAATAGAATATATACATGCAACACATTATCGAAAAAACCGACAAATTGATAGCTCGTTACTTTGTTTCGAAAATGGATTAAGCTACCTACATAAAGAAGACTCTCTTCTGTTTTTGTTTTATATTAATGCCGCCAGAGATGCAGCTGATTTAATTTTAGATGATAAATTCAGAAACTATATAACTAAGTCTGAAACGTTAGCACAAAAACTCAAAAAACCACAATACCAGGCAAGTTGCATTGGAGCTCGTGCTTTATACCTCATGAACGAAGAAAAATATGAGCAAGCAGAACCCTTACTCTATAGGGCTGATAGTATTTTAGCTACTTATCAGATTACAGAAGAAAGAGATTCGTACCAGTACCTGCTTGGTGTTGGTTATCGTCGGCGCAGCTATTTTCCAGAAGCCTATGAACACCTTACCCAGAGTATGATTTTGTGTAAAAAAAATGGGAATATGCATTGCCTCCTAAATGTATACATAAACATTTGTCGAATTTACCGTAAAGAAAAACGATTTGAGGAAGCATTGAAATGGCAGCAAAAATACATGGAACTCTGTCAGCAAGTGCATTCACCCATTCAACAACGAAAGAGTTACGAAGGAATGGGTATTATATATGCCGAGATGAAAAAATGGGATAAGGCTAAAACATATTTTCAAAAGGCAGTTGATTATGCTCGAAGCATACATCATAGCGAATCCTTAGCAGTAGCTTTAACCAACTTTGGTAACTTTTATCGATTACAAGGAGATTATAATAATGCCATTAATTATTACAAAGAAGCCTACAATTATAAACTAAAAGATAATGCTCAAAATTTATCTTTAATAAGATGTATAAACTCTTTGGGTAAAGCTTATATGGAGAACAATAATAGTGTTATGGCCAAAAAATATCTGAATATGGCCCTTAACCTGTCCGACTCACTTGAATCTGTATATTGGAAGTCGATAATAAATAAGAGCTTTTTTAACTTGTACAAAAAAGAAAAGAATTACCCTGAAGCAATTAAATACATAACCTCGTACTTGACTTTAAAAAATGAGGTAGATCAACGAAATGCTTCAGATAAATTAGAAAAGTTACTTGTTAGATATGAAACACAAGAAAAAGATCATACCATAGCCATTCAAAAACAAGAAATAAAAATCAAACGCAATACTATTATAGGTATCAGCATGATTATGCTTCTACTTATTTCCTTATCAGTATTAATAATTGTAAATAAAAAGATAAGAAGCCGAGCTATTCAAAGCATATACAAACAACATCTAGAGACACAACAGCGACAAAACTTAATTAACTCATTATTAAAGGAAAAATCTGCACAACCTATTAATTCAAACGAAAATAGATTAATGGCTACACTACTTAAACTCTTGGATGATGACCAAATTTTTCGGCAAAAGGAATTAACGCTGGACATTATGGCAAAAAGGCTCAATACAAATATCACCTATGTTTCGCAGCTTATAAACAAAGAATTCGAATGCAATTTTAATACTCTAATTAACCGTTACCGAATAGATTATTGCAAGAAGAAAATTACAGAAAGCAAAGACGAGAATGTTTTAATGAAACAAATAGGCTTTGAAGCCGGTTTTTCGTCTCAATCTACATTTTACAATGCATTCAAAAATGAAGTGGGTATTACCCCAACTCAGTTCAGAAAAGCTATAATAATAGAGAAAGGCATATAG
- a CDS encoding DUF4884 domain-containing protein produces MKQLLKGSMIILLTLLFQSCYIEQPLTREPPKNNSSYTVEYLFEHDGCKVYRFRDEGNYVYFTNCNGDVTSSKNDSTQTQVVNHIKAE; encoded by the coding sequence ATGAAACAGCTTTTAAAAGGTAGTATGATAATACTACTAACACTGTTATTTCAATCATGTTATATTGAGCAACCTTTAACACGCGAACCTCCCAAAAATAATTCGAGCTACACAGTTGAATATCTGTTTGAGCACGATGGATGTAAGGTGTATCGTTTTAGAGACGAAGGTAACTATGTGTATTTCACCAACTGTAACGGAGATGTTACCAGCAGTAAAAATGATTCGACCCAAACACAAGTGGTGAATCATATAAAAGCAGAATAA